A genomic region of Phoenix dactylifera cultivar Barhee BC4 unplaced genomic scaffold, palm_55x_up_171113_PBpolish2nd_filt_p 000186F, whole genome shotgun sequence contains the following coding sequences:
- the LOC103724073 gene encoding pentatricopeptide repeat-containing protein At1g71490-like, translated as MQLTSLELIKTVSMDEKEIDKLKPPSSPATPLIDSINSLSAHGHISEAFAAFSLLLRFHSSSRRFLVRPLTSLLSCSIARRSLPQGQQLHALVLLLGLSENLHLVFKLTSLYSAFDLLADARAVVEGAIKMQTLPWNLLLSAYVRSGCWEDAILAYKQMVERGVRVDKFTYSAVLKACGEMRELELGRDIHRSIDGSGLEWDLYVWNALVALYVKCGALEIARKVFDGMAERDVVTWNSMISGYASKGMWEEAFQLLERMPEASEACSRLGSVRVGKEIHGLAIRFHCDKLENVKNTLGKGITSLKLFNEMIDCGIEPDHITMVAVLSACSHSGLSITLAMVDLYGRAGLLRKAEEIIDQMPLQPSAAMLATLVEACRVHGNIKIGERFAKKLLEMKSDNPSHYVLIANMYASARCWQKLAKVRILMRDMGIQKAPSCSWLDLGNNLYPFQVDSTSKERLHNHVYLMLSNGVSLRYGLMKQLGFKEVNLSFEDSDINLYEEQGIGAEDGHGWSY; from the exons ATGCAGCTCACCTCCTTGGAGCTTATTAAAACTGTATCAATGGATG AGAAAGAGATAGACAAATTAAAACCACCATCATCTCCCGCAACTCCGCTCATTGACTCCATCAACTCCCTCTCCGCCCATGGCCATATCTCCGAGGCCTTCGCCGCCTTCTCCCTCCTCCTTCGCTTCCACTCCTCATCCCGACGCTTCCTCGTCCGCCCTCTCACCTCCCTGCTCTCCTGCTCCATCGCCCGGAGATCCCTTCCTCAGGGCCAGCAGCTCCATGCCCTCGTCCTCTTGCTCGGCCTCTCCGAGAACCTTCACTTGGTTTTCAAGCTGACCTCCTTGTATTCCGCCTTCGACCTCCTCGCTGACGCCCGCGCCGTGGTCGAAGGAGCGATAAAAATGCAAACTTTGCCGTGGAACCTGCTTCTTTCCGCCTATGTGCGCAGTGGGTGTTGGGAAGATGCGATATTGGCGTACAAACAGATGGTTGAGAGGGGCGTGAGGGTCGATAAGTTTACCTACTCGGCTGTTCTGAAGGCTTGTGGTGAAATGAGGGAGTTGGAATTAGGGAGGGACATACATAGAAGCATAGATGGCAGCGGTTTGGAATGGGATTTGTATGTTTGGAATGCTTTGGTTGCGTTGTATGTCAAGTGTGGAGCGTTGGAGATTGCAAGGAAAGTGTTTGACGGAATGGCTGAGAGGGATGTTGTTACCTGGAATTCCATGATTTCAGGGTATGCATCAAAGGGAATGTGGGAGGAGGCTTTTCAATTACTGGAGCGGATGCCGGAGGCATCAGAA GCTTGCTCTAGACTTGGATCTGTGAGGGTGGGGAAGGAGATTCATGGATTGGCCATTCGCTTCCATTGTGACAAGCTTGAGAATGTCAAGAACACTTTG GGAAAGGGGATCACTTCTTTGAAGCTTTTCAACGAGATGATTGACTGTGGAATTGAACCAGACCACATAACAATGGTGGCCGTCCTCTCAGCTTGTAGCCATTCTGGACTT AGCATTACTCTTGCCATGGTTGATCTATATGGACGGGCAGGCCTGTTAAGGAAGGCAGAAGAGATAATTGATCAAATGCCACTCCAGCCAAGTGCTGCCATGCTGGCCACGCTTGTTGAGGCATGTCGGGTACATGGGAACATAAAGATCGGGGAAAGGTTTGCAAAGAAGCTCTTAGAGATGAAGTCTGATAATCCCAGTCACTATGTTTTGATTGCTAATATGTACGCATCCGCCAGGTGTTGGCAAAAGCTAGCTAAGGTGAGGATACTGATGAGGGATATGGGTATTCAGAAAGCTCCAAGTTGTTCATGGCTGGATTTGGGGAATAACTTATATCCTTTCCAGGTAGATAGTACATCAAAAGAGCGG TTGCATAATCATGTTTATCTCATGCTGTCAAATGGTGTCTCTTTGAGATATGGTTTGATGAAGCAATTGG GATTCAAGGAAGTAAACTTATCCTTTGAAGATAGTGATATAAACCTTTATGAGGAGCAAGGTATTGGAGCGGAGGATGGACATGGCTGGAGCTACTGA